The Solanum lycopersicum chromosome 2, SLM_r2.1 DNA window tttgtataaATAAGAGCCAAAATTGTACATCGAAAACAGCCCATTCATCTAAATTAAATTCGATTTGCATCATACATCGATCACCATGGCCTCTCTTAATCCATGGGGAAAGCTTGacgaacttgacaatgagaggcaCATGGCTCGTTTAAAGACGAGGAAGAGAATCATAATTATCGCCATATCATCCATAGTTCTTGTGTCCATCATTGTCGGTGCAGTGGTTGGAAGTGTTTCtcacaacaaaaacaaatctTCTCAACAAAATGATGATGTTTCATCGATGACCTCAACGATTAGTGCTGTATGCAATCTAACCCTCTATCCAGACTCGTGTATCTCCAGTCTTTCCCCTTTTGCTGCCAAAGGCAATGCTCTCAAACCTCAAGATATCTACAAGATGTCTGTTCTAGTTGCCCTCAACGAGCTCTCTGGTGCCTCGGACAACTTTTTAAAGAGTGATGCATTTAAAAACATCAATGATCCAGCAGCTGCTAAAGCTATCCAGAGTTGTCACGAGCTTCTATCCCTTGCATTTGATCATCTGAATGACACATTGTCCGTTGCTGAAACCTCGTTGCTCGATGCCTTTGATGATCTAAAGACATGGTTGAGTTCTGCAGGGACTTATCAGCAGACCTGTATTGATAGTTTTGAAAATGTCACATCAAATAGTGCCATACGAAAAGCTGCAGGACAGAGTTTGAACAACTCCACACGGTACACTAGTAACAGCTTAGCACTTATAAGCTCGTTAGAAAATTCCATTACAAGCTTAGCTGCTATCGGAAAGAGGAGGCGTTTGATGGGATGTGGAGATGATGATGAGTACCCGAGCTGGTTGTCATCATCAAATGACAGGAAATTGCTGCAGAAATCATCAGAAGAAAAGATAAAGGTGAATGTAGTAGTGGCTAAAGACGGTTCGGGGAAGTACAAGAGCATTAAGGCTGCACTAAAAGCTGCACCAGAGAAGAGCAAGAAGAGATTTGTGATCTATGTGAAAAAAGGTGTTTACAAAGAGAATGTTAGGGTTGAGAAGACTAAATggaatattatgattattggtGATGGAAAAGACGCTACCGTCGTTTCTGGTAACCGTAACTTTATTGATGGAACACCAACATTCCAAAGTGCCACCTTCGGTAAGCCCTCTGATTCCTAACGGAGTAggtaataattgtatatataatatatatatggacaagtctaataataatagtgtttCTGCAGCTGTGTTTGGAAAGGGATTTGTGGCTCGTGATATTGGATTCGTAAACACAGCTGGTGCGGCGAAGCATCAAGCAGTAGCATTAATGTCAACAGCAGATGAATCAGTGTTCTACCGCTGCAAAATGGACGCGTTCCAAGACACTCTTTATGCTCATTCAAACAGACAATTCTACAAAGAATGTGATATCTATGGGACAGTAGATTTCATCTTTGGTAACTCAGCAGTTGTACTTCAAAACTGCAACATTCTTCCAAGAAAACCAATGAGTGGGCAACAGAACACTATCACAGCTCAAGGCAAAGTTGACCCAAATCAAAACACTGGAATTTCTATCCAAAACTGTAGCGTTATGCCGTGGGGAAACCTTACTGGGATCAACACATTTTTAGGAAGGCCATGGAAGAATTACTCAACAACTGTGTTCATGGAATCAAACTTGGGTGGTCTCGTTCATCCAAATGGATGGATGCCATGGGTTGGAATCACAGCTCCAAGTACCATTTTTTATGCTGAATATAAGAATATTGGACAAGGGGCAAATACAAAAAACAGAGTTGATTGGCAAGGCTTGAAATTGGGACTTACAAGTAAAATAGCAAGCAAGTTTACAGTTAAGCCTTTCATTCAGGGGAACAAATGGCTTCCTGCAGCTGGTGTTCCATTTAAGGCTGGTctttgagagagagagatacaTTACTATATTTTGGAGAGTgatcattttttcttatattctctttgtttttatgttttcttggtTTAAAACAACCATTTGCCCTTTTGTTAcacaagaaatatatatttcttgtcaaatttattcaattttaaatgaCATTTAATACTTTTACAAATGGAATGATGATGACATGAGTTTCTCTCTTTTGTTTAGCAATCATCCTTGTGTTGAGATATACTCCATTTTTAATTGGCAAAcatactaattaaataattatttatacggtgtgtttatcattttactcgtattaattataaagtggatgaataaaaaatttaatatttttaagaaattttacctttttcaaagtaattaattgaggatataataaagaaaaattatcctttttttatttgtcaaaatggactaataaactgaaaaaagaaaagttgaCAAGTAAGTAGGGGCATAGGGAGTGTTTATTATTAGGAAATCTTGGTTTGCTAAATTTTTACTTTGTTGGTGAAGATTTGATTATCTACTCtgtattttttttactcttcacaattcgtaattattttatttaattttaataggcttgaatatatcatatatttgtgTGTTTCTCATTTACctgtttaaataaataaataatttattgtatAGAGTTTAATTTATACTAAGAAAGAATAAATCATggattttataagttataaaaattatgttcaGAATCTATAAGATGGAATTGGATAATAATTGcagtaaaagaataaaaatatttatcttgattatgaaaATAGTGTAAGTTTGACTTCTTGtattaatacattttataaatactaaatgTATCTAgtagatataattattttatattgacttgataaaataaattatataatcttgatataattattattaattgtgtataggagtttttactattttgattgttattgatcaaaataaaaattaaatcaatttgattatttttaaattataaatccaaatcaaaccaaatataatatatatctatTAATTTGATGATgatcaatttttatttgatttgaatCAATTATTCTATTAATAACcataagataaaaatatctCATCGTGTCCtccataaaaattcataattatacTGTCTCTACGATATTAAACCAAAAGTGGTTCGCCTCAAACTTTGATACTCTGCACAAATTATATTCTATATaggtaaaattatatataatagcaaactaataacctaaattaaatggaatagatagggtttaatttaattgagctccatagcaaacattagctaaaatttgacagcgtctctctcccgaaaatctcgctcgccactctccattctcgctcgcctctctcgctttatatacagaagtgtataattctgtttctgttttgtataaagcgagagaaaattgtatatacacatgcaaaaatgtatatcttcgtgttatacacttaattatacaatttacaaacattttacttcaaaaattgcagcgaaaaaggccaacgaattatacaattgcgaattatacaattgaagtgaaatacaattttctctagctttatacaacagaagtgtatatattgtgtttctgtttttgtataaagcgagaaaaacatatatcttcttgctatacacttataattatgcaatatacatacattttaattcgattcaactgtatgcaaaacaaattatacaattgcagcgaaataggccagcgaattatacaatttaggccagcgaattatacaattgtatatgtatagcaaattatacagttttatgtttgctatggagcgcaattatgcaaaatttgatatagcatacaaatatgaattttttgtttgctatatgtgaaagttgtccttctatatatatatgctaGAGAAAGTTGTATGCACTGAATTTCAAACAATGCAATGCTCATTCAAAGTTAATactcaaaagaaagaaaatattcatattttctctCTTCCTTTTTCTTCAATAGAAATATAGAATCAACTTAATCAATTCTCAAAAGAGTACTTTCATGTTCTGAAAATGAATAATCATACTAcggattaaatatttaattaattaatttaattatttatttacgtataatatttattgaaaattcaaatatatacatttaatttaattaaaataaaattttaattgagatttatttaatatatattttattttatttttctataaaataatcttaatattaaaagtaCATTGATACTTGTCTTTTTTCGTATTTGATTCtacaaaactttaaaaataaattagttaaacataatttatttatcaaaagcatttttcaaatgaattagtcaaacaaaaattattatttttctcaaaagcactttttttaaaaaaaaagtgatttttaatATAAGCAAATTTTAGTAGTAATGTGAAACAGATTATTAgaagattatttatttattttcttctttttcttcacttcttctttcaatataaaattaatgtatttatatattttgaacccAAAAGTCACTCTTATAAATACTCTCAAATGTCAGTTATGTGTTTTTTCTTCTACTGTTTAAATATCCACTAATTTGCTCTCACTAATTTGCTCTCttaattaagtttcttttttttaatacatcTATTCACTACTTTTTCCAATAATTGTCATTTGGTGGAGAGCATTTAAACCCAATCATCAAATTATTTATAGGTTGTATGTTATTGAACATCGTGAACTTGGTATGCTTACAATGTCAAAGATATATGGTTTACTAAACCTTTGGGTTTGCATCTGTTGAGTATATTTTCGTTGAGTATTTatatcaactcaatataaatgtattattatgtgatttaataaagtaaaataaattataaatttaaacagCTGGCATATATGTATTGGCTTAGTGTAAACATTTGGTGCGGATAAATTTTACCCTTCTGTGcattcataattattatttgtatgatTTAATTACTCAATTTGTCCATTCATTATTAACTTTGCgtactttttaagaaattataaaattataggggtaatattactatattatcctttgattttattaaatttaacgTTTTGGGAAATCTGTTACTTTCTCTGTTGAACAATAATTGATCATTATACTCATTCCGTCCACAATTGTTTGACAgatatactaaaaatagatgttgaaagttaattgttaatttaaataacCAAGAAACAATTAGTCacattttctccaaatttatcCTTAATGATAGTGTAGTTCAATTGAAAAATTACGTagacttttgatattcttggtATAGAAGGGTTATATTAGTCAAACTATactttgtattaatttttcCTTTAGGGGTGTGCATGACcttaacatgacaaacaattgaAACAATTGTGGACGGAACGAGTATTATTTTAGAATGTCCAATAATATTGAccattttataaaatcaatagataattttacatttaatttctaatttaccCTTATTATAAGTTATAGTCATttctctattatattttttaagagattgtatttattatattcaaagggtgatatagtaaaattatttttctatttatagttttttgaaaaatatgcaaAGTTAATAGTGGACAATTATTGTTGGACAGAGGGAGGGAGTAGATAATAAATAGTTACTCCATGTATTTTTAATTAGGTTGAACCCATCGGTAGCCCCTTAAATTtgacatcattttcacttagacacctcaagtaggctttgttcattttaaacatCTCCAATAGGGGTCCGTTATATCATTTTGACACCTTTTTGCCAATCAGCTAAAATTATAACATGGCAGATGACTAATTAAAAGCTGACATGTGGcatttaaatgtaaaaataataattttaaaataaattattaaaaagcaactaatttttcagcaaaaataaataaataaaataaaattacccaTTTTCTACTATCCCAcctcacccccccccccccacacacacacacccctACTCCGTCTGTCTTATGTCTCTTTTGCCTCCCAACTCTCTAactattttcttgattctttttctaaatttttttttaaaaaaaatcattagattttttagttttttttaattgattttgaaaattgtatatgacattctctaattttttttaaaaaaaaatgtgtgacTTGCTCTAAAAAGTCTTTTCAAAATTAGggtaatgatttttaaattttttttcttatatacgtttttaaaattagtgtgataatatttttattttattttttcatattttgtaagGTTTTTTATCATGGATTTTCATGGGGGAGGTGGAATTAAGTAGGGGTGggcattcggtatttcggtttggTTTCgggttttttcaattttttcggTTTTCGGTTTTTGTAAATTGTGTACCGAATATCGAATCGAAAtatttcggttcgatttttattattttcgttCGATTTTGTTATTTCGATTTTTTAATGTTCCTGCTTAATTGGGCTTTTAAAagtttacaaatttttttatttgatttttcagCTTAATAGGCTAAAAATAGTTACATCAAAAAgtcttttacttttaaattttttattttaaattataatatttattatttattatttattattaataattaatataaaataaatatatattatattatagtatatttcGGTAAACCGAATAACACAAAATTACATACCGAAAATCGAACCAAAATATCGAAAAGTACAAAAACATATACCGAATACCGAACCGATAACCGATAACCGAAATcgaaatgccaaaaaaatttggttCGGTATGGTATTTCGGTTTTCCGGTGTTTATGCCCAGCCCTAGAATTAAGTGGTAGGGCTACAAAGTGAAGAAGGAGGagggaaaaaattcaaaaaatcaaaagaaaaaccCCTCACGCGCTCAAAATGCGTACAAAACACACATGTCAAGTcagcaaaaagtgtcaaaatgacacaacGAGGCTCaacatgaggtgtctaaaatgaacaaagtctaattaaggtgtctaagtgaaaattaACGCCAACTTTAGGGGGCTACCGATGGATTCAGCCTTTTAATTACTTGaccatttttttttagttatctgtaattatttgtctatttgacaaattaagaaaggacaaatcttttttacttattatatcttcaatcaattatattatatatatattactttatatattattgttatcgaAATGAGAAATAGAAGTAACAATGACATTTTGtaggattaaaaaaaaataacaattaaagatttcgactttccaaaaagtaagaaataacaaaaacaactttattaatgcattattttattttaattttaattttgtgaaactTTTAGagtattataacaaaaatatatagctaagattgaattcataaaaatgtaaataacaACTAACAAAAACATTCCtcttttcaataatatttaCGTATGTACAATATTGAtcgaaaaattaaatatggatatttaaaataattaaatttaaaatgtaattaaagtgtatgtaataaatattaaaaatagtttctatctataaaataatcttaattaaAAAGCATATggatatttgttatttttcgtAATTTGATTCGTAaaagcatttttttttaaaatattcgtcaaacataaattatttattaaaaatatttttcaaatgaatttaccaaacacaaattattttttttctttttttgaaaagcATTTTTCTAaagaactattttttaaaagcgatttaaaaaataacatttctaCATGTCACCAAACTCTTATTTACAAACAGAAATGGTCATTTGATACATTTCTTATATAATTCTTAACGTATTATAGAAAGTACTCATTTTGATCCTTTGCGCTAAAAATAACATATCCATCGGGTAAATTTAACACCGAATTCATCTAATAAATAAAACAGACAACAACTTTACTTTTTCCCTCATTCTCTATGTCTTCCCATCAAAAGCTCTGTTTatgcattttcttttattattattttattttttgtctctGACAAATCCGTCTTCCACTTGTAAAAATATTACATCTCGAAAATATGATGTAAACATTGAATTTTTGCTTTGATAAAAGTTTAAGGACCGAATTCATCttgttttataaaaattgaaatttgctTTATTGATGCTTCAAATTTAAAACGCTGAAAATGTTGCCTGACAATgtgaaaaataaacttattttctaacttaataatacatttaattttttttagaaatcctCTTTGAATTAGGGGTGGATGAGGGACAGAAGTGGAGAGCAGCGGCTGGCTGGTGTGCCAATAGCTTAGAACATTGTGATCGccagagaagagagaagaaggagaaggaaaaaATTAGGCTAAGTTTTCAGGTGATGAAGGAGAAAGGGAGCTTTGGGTAGGGCCTTCAGTTAAATTTAAAGGATGAATTTGTTATTTTGAGGGCAAAGACCAAATTGAGTACATATTAAGGATCATatgtatcataatattaataattaatacataaataaagtaacctccatatattcctttttttatatcagccatttaaaaaaaatagaaagcgAATGTGAATAGATTCTTTAtagaactttaaatttaaaattatttcctaGATGATTATggataatttgaatttgattgatAAGAGAATTATTATACATATAACTAAatcttgataaaataaaataagaaaactaagtagtgaaattaaaatagataaaatgtTAGGGTCGCTATTGTTATTtgctttcttattttaaaaataaaataatactatctttttaaaaactttatttttaatgataagtCTATGTGCCTTACAAGACGGAGGGCAGACTTGCGTCTTACATAGTCAAACTGGTCATTTACTATGTATATTATGTTGTGCTTCcttgcatgtcttttttttcatgatgttttgatctgttttgttgttgatttaaattaaaaatatttaagttttaaaGACACAGAATGTATATGTTTGGGTTACatcttgaaaaatattgaagaagCTTCACAAAACATATTATCAAATTTCGAACgccataaaaaatttgaaaatcaaggTTTTTTATGACAACATAAATCACGAAAAACTCACTAGTTaaactaagaaaaaataaaacaaatatgaaGATACTAAGAAATGTCAAATAACAATAGAACTGATAAAATACTAAGAAATGTCAAATAGCAATAGAACTACTATTGACAGTAGACGAATGTCACTACCTATTTTAGTATTTACAATCTCAACCCCTTTCctagattaattttaaaaaacctTTGTGTTTTTTCTCCAAGTTGATATTCCAACAATTATATTCCTTAAAATTTCGCTCAAAATTTCCATTTTAGACATCTCTAAGAGTGGATAAAGAATAGATCATTTAAGCTTAATGGTATTGCATCTTATTTTGAGGGAGAAATCACAAtctatataatttgaatttcgtATGGTTCAATGAGTAGGGAAGGGGGGATTTTGTTATGGTGAAATTTGTTGAGTATACATAAACAAGAGGAAATTTACATTGATGTTTGAGCTGGGTGGGATATTCCACCTACATCAATAACATTAACAAGggagaagaaaaataacttGTCATATGAAGCAATTATATAAGAGATAGATACCACAAACACTGGATATCAACATTGAACAAACTCTCATTTTCCACCCACAAAGAATGGTACATGAactcaaaagaaacaaaattatcCCATTTGTCTACTAACTACTAAAGTTCTTGctaacaaaatttataatatttttaaaataagataaaacgTCCACGAGATTTAGATAAGTTGGCCAATAGCGACCAAGTTACTCGTCACTAAAGGTAGTCTTCTTACCTGCAAAATTACAACAACATTAAATTGGATTAgacaagaaaataatgaaattataaatGATTAAAGAGAGTTCTGCACCACTATTCTGAGATCCAGTGTAGTAGCATTTGTTCATCTTTGCGACAGACAAGGTCTCATTTTTTTCCCCAAGTAAATAGTAAAAGTTT harbors:
- the LOC101260091 gene encoding probable pectinesterase/pectinesterase inhibitor 46, with the translated sequence MASLNPWGKLDELDNERHMARLKTRKRIIIIAISSIVLVSIIVGAVVGSVSHNKNKSSQQNDDVSSMTSTISAVCNLTLYPDSCISSLSPFAAKGNALKPQDIYKMSVLVALNELSGASDNFLKSDAFKNINDPAAAKAIQSCHELLSLAFDHLNDTLSVAETSLLDAFDDLKTWLSSAGTYQQTCIDSFENVTSNSAIRKAAGQSLNNSTRYTSNSLALISSLENSITSLAAIGKRRRLMGCGDDDEYPSWLSSSNDRKLLQKSSEEKIKVNVVVAKDGSGKYKSIKAALKAAPEKSKKRFVIYVKKGVYKENVRVEKTKWNIMIIGDGKDATVVSGNRNFIDGTPTFQSATFAVFGKGFVARDIGFVNTAGAAKHQAVALMSTADESVFYRCKMDAFQDTLYAHSNRQFYKECDIYGTVDFIFGNSAVVLQNCNILPRKPMSGQQNTITAQGKVDPNQNTGISIQNCSVMPWGNLTGINTFLGRPWKNYSTTVFMESNLGGLVHPNGWMPWVGITAPSTIFYAEYKNIGQGANTKNRVDWQGLKLGLTSKIASKFTVKPFIQGNKWLPAAGVPFKAGL